In Trifolium pratense cultivar HEN17-A07 linkage group LG7, ARS_RC_1.1, whole genome shotgun sequence, a genomic segment contains:
- the LOC123895358 gene encoding E3 ubiquitin-protein ligase RMA3-like yields MESTCFGSNEEVSLKQKRKSTTEERTISSSENGCFDCNICLESAHDPVVTLCGHLYCWPCIYKWLNVQTSSVELDKQPTCPVCKAEISHASLVPLYGRGKSNSESETKKLQVGLGIPHRPPPYNLNAMLTSNRASNSHHGEQLRPNYFQSQSRPIHYQHYIPHLYGGYGANGLPYLGGAAMTSFFDPVIGLFGEMVLTRIFGVSDANVFAYPQNGSTSPRMRRQEMQIDKSLNRVSIFLLCCFILCLLLF; encoded by the coding sequence ATGGAATCTACATGCTTTGGTTCGAATGAGGAAGTCTCACTAAAGCAAAAAAGGAAATCCACTACAGAAGAGAGAACAATCTCTAGTAGTGAGAATGGTTGCTTCGATTGTAATATTTGCTTAGAATCAGCACATGATCCTGTGGTTACACTCTGTGGTCACCTGTATTGTTGGCCATGTATATACAAGTGGCTTAATGTCCAAACCTCTTCTGTTGAACTGGATAAGCAGCCGACATGTCCAGTTTGTAAAGCTGAGATCTCCCATGCTTCATTAGTCCCACTTTACGGCCGAGGAAAATCTAATTCTGAATCTGAAACCAAGAAACTCCAGGTAGGTTTAGGTATACCTCATAGACCACCCCCGTACAACTTGAATGCTATGTTAACTTCTAATCGTGCATCAAATTCACATCATGGTGAGCAACTCCGTCCGAATTATTTCCAGTCACAATCGCGGCCGATTCATTATCAGCACTACATCCCTCACCTTTATGGAGGTTATGGTGCCAATGGATTACCTTATCTTGGTGGTGCTGCTATGACCAGTTTCTTCGATCCTGTGATCGGTTTGTTTGGAGAGATGGTGTTGACAAGGATTTTCGGTGTCTCTGATGCAAATGTGTTTGCTTATCCTCAAAATGGAAGCACCAGTCCTAGAATGAGGAGACAGGAGATGCAGATTGACAAGTCTTTAAACAGAGTTTCTATATTTCttctttgttgttttattttgtgtcttCTCTTGTTCTGA
- the LOC123895356 gene encoding uncharacterized protein LOC123895356 — protein MDVDEADNTVLASVGLNSPVFRQNGVFSPEDLAWVDSCLNNDFDISESDWIPLRDALLEIISSQSQSFGVDGGEDNESHPYREENNMTLELNQQPSTSDAERLPNPSSTYDVSLISMATETTSDEIPDNELNGTLPSSTFSGNPFLPTYNEDLKYNETFDYGLNLDSANYEMEQTSENIFKVWDLDSVTDELEQASENIFKVWDLDIPSEEGELVKQLKKALSENSLRTEPSAFDVSGKDLKEVSLDDLIAGIADLSLNKKV, from the coding sequence ATGGATGTTGACGAAGCAGATAACACAGTTTTAGCTTCGGTCGGGCTCAATTCCCCAGTTTTTCGGCAGAATGGAGTTTTTTCTCCTGAAGATCTTGCTTGGGTTGATTCCTGTCTAAATAATGATTTCGACATTTCAGAAAGTGATTGGATCCCTTTGAGAGATGCTTTGTTAGAAATTATCAGTTCCCAATCTCAATCCTTCGGCGTCGATGGTGGAGAAGACAATGAAAGTCACCCCTACAGAGAGGAGAATAATATGACTTTAGAACTCAATCAGCAACCTTCAACTTCTGATGCAGAGCGTTTGCCAAATCCTTCTTCTACTTATGATGTTAGCCTAATAAGTATGGCTACAGAAACAACCAGTGATGAAATTCCCGACAATGAATTGAATGGGACTTTGCCGTCTTCAACTTTTTCGGGAAATCCTTTTCTCCCAACTTATAATGAAGACCTGAAGTATAATGAAACATTTGATTATGGACTTAACTTGGATTCTGCAAATTATGAGATGGAGCAGACATCTGAGAATATCTTCAAAGTCTGGGATTTGGATTCTGTAACTGATGAGCTGGAGCAAGCATCTGAGAACATATTCAAAGTATGGGATTTGGACATTCCATCTGAGGAAGGTGAGCTAGTTAAACAATTGAAAAAAGCCCTGTCGGAGAATTCTTTGCGGACGGAGCCATCAGCTTTTGATGTTTCCGGGAAGGACCTGAAGGAAGTGTCACTTGATGATCTTATTGCTGGCATTGCTGATTTGTCTCTAAATAAGAAAGTTTAG